The nucleotide window TCAACTGTTTATATTTGTAAAAATTATACTTGCCAGAGTCCTGTGACGGAGATTCAGGACATGCTTCGGCTACTGGATATTGAACCTGCCAGGGCAGCTTGATACAACATTGATTAAATCTGTTACCCAATCCAACAAATGATTCTGAGGTAGTTTCCCGCTCGGCTCTCCTAGCGGGAGTATTTACTCGTTTAGAATAAAATTACTTTCCGGAACATCTATTAACCTAAGGGGAAATGATTGAGAGGAATGCTCGCCTCACCTGACCGAAGTAAGTCGTGTGCCTTCTATGGAGTATGTTTAAGGATTAATTATAAATTTCAACGACTTGACTTAAGTCAAGGAATTCTTGTCTTTTTAATGGCATTATAGAGACATAACAAAAAAAGAGAGCAGGAGAAACACATGGTACTTAGAAAATTTATTGATATTGATGAAGCTAAATGTGATGGGTGTGGTAATTGCGTTGTAGCCTGTGCTGAAGGGGCGCTCCGAATAATCGATGGAAAAGCCAGAGTAATTAAAGAGCAGTTCTGTGACGGGCTGGGCGCCTGTATCGGAGAATGTCCCAAGGACGCTCTGAAAATAGTAACCAGGGATGTTGCCCGGTTTGACGAAACCGCTGTAGAAAAACATCTCAAGGAGAACCGAAAAGTCTGTCCTGGCACTGCTGTTCACGAGTTTCGGGATACGCCTGTTGTTCCTCAAACGCCAGTTGACGCGGCGGCTTGTCCTTCTCAGTTAAGGCAGTGGCCAGTGCAGCTCCATCTTGTTAGTCCTGCCGCGGGTTATTTTCAGGGTGCGAATCTTCTTATTGCCGCAGATTGCTGTGCTTTCAGTTATGGTAATTTTCATCGGGATTTTGTGAAAGATCGTGCCGTTGTTATTGCCTGTCCGAAACTTGATGATACCGAAGGATATATAGAAAAACTGGTAAATATTATAAAAGAAGGAAATGTATCTTCAATTACGGTGGTTATTATGCAGGTTCCCTGTTGTCGGGGATTAGCCCGGATAGCCCAAGAAGCCCTCAAACGTGCTAATAGGCCTATTCCTTATTCTGAAAAGATAATAAGTATAAAAGGGGAGGTGTCGGGTTGATTTTTTGAATGGCAAATGAACGCTATTAAAGCGATAAACAAAATTCAGGAGGATAACAATGTTTTGCTATCAATGTGAACAAGCAGCGAAAGGTCAGGGATGTACGCTCGTGGGTACCTGTGGTAAAACGCCGGAAGTATCGGCATTACAGGACTTGATTATAGAAAATCTTAAAGGTATAGCGGCTTATGCTAAACGTTCCAGGGAACTGGGATTCAGAGATAAAGAAGTTGATAAGTTTGTTGTTGACGGGCTTTTTACGACGATTACCAATGTTGATTTTGATCCTCAGCGGCTAGAGTCAATTATTGCGCAGTCGCAAATCATAAAAACTCAGATAAAAGAAAAATTTCTCAGGGTGTATAAAGAAATATATACTAAAGAATTTTCGGGATATTTGCCTGCTGCGGCATATTATGTTCCAGCGGCTCAATACGAGGAGCTTGTAATACAAGCTGAGAAGTTCGGTATTATGAGTAATCAGTCATTGAATGAAGATGTGAGAAGCCTTAAAGAATTATTGAAGTATGGACTTAAAGGTATGGCGGCGTATGCGCATCATGCATCCGTATTCGGGCAGGAAAGT belongs to Candidatus Margulisiibacteriota bacterium and includes:
- a CDS encoding 4Fe-4S ferredoxin — its product is MVLRKFIDIDEAKCDGCGNCVVACAEGALRIIDGKARVIKEQFCDGLGACIGECPKDALKIVTRDVARFDETAVEKHLKENRKVCPGTAVHEFRDTPVVPQTPVDAAACPSQLRQWPVQLHLVSPAAGYFQGANLLIAADCCAFSYGNFHRDFVKDRAVVIACPKLDDTEGYIEKLVNIIKEGNVSSITVVIMQVPCCRGLARIAQEALKRANRPIPYSEKIISIKGEVSG